In Acidobacteriota bacterium, a single window of DNA contains:
- the gvpA gene encoding gas vesicle structural protein GvpA translates to MAVEKAIASSSLVEVVDRILDKGIVIDAWVRVSLVGIELLALEARVVIASVETYLKYAEAIGLTTTAAA, encoded by the coding sequence ATGGCAGTAGAAAAGGCTATTGCATCCTCAAGCCTGGTTGAAGTGGTTGATAGAATCCTTGACAAGGGTATAGTCATCGATGCCTGGGTAAGGGTTTCTCTGGTTGGTATTGAGTTGTTAGCTCTTGAAGCAAGGGTTGTTATTGCTTCGGTTGAGACCTACCTCAAGTATGCTGAGGCAATTGGTTTAACCACAACCGCAGCTGCTTAA